The Gloeobacter morelensis MG652769 genome contains the following window.
GGAAACTCTGGCCGCTTTTAACATCGTCTGAGCCTTCGTACTTGTCTTGATGGGGTGACAGAGGGCCTAGAAAGCTTGCCCCATCCGGCTTCTGTGCTCCTATTCTAAGAAAGAAGGGCTGGCCACTGTGGGCAAACCCCCATCAATCAAATGTGGCCTCCCTTCTACCAGCAGTTCCTTCAGCAACAACTTGGACTGGACAAAGCTGTATTCTTGCACATCCTCCTCCATACCTTGCAGACCGGATCTTCGCGCGCACCCCGGCATGTTCGCCACTGGACTACCGCTCGCTCAACCACTGACGCAGTGACTCCGGGCCGCTAAAATCCAGCAACGCTTCGCCCAGCCGCTCCAACTGGTCCACCGACAGCCCTTCAACTTGCTCGCGCTCAGAAGCTTCCAACGTTCCTATCCGTCGCACCAGCTGACGGAGCACGATGTTGCGGGCCTCCTGTGCGCGGCCTTCCTCGCGGCCTTCCTCGCGGCCTTCCTCACGACCGCGCTGTTCGCCCTCGCGCAAAATGCGTTGGTAAATCACAGACTCACGCATCAGTTCCTCCCGCAGCAGCGCATCGATGATTGCTTCCGAGAAGCGTAGACCCGCCAGAATCTTTGCATACCCCAGCGTATTCGCCCGCAGCCCCGGCTCTTCTATACTACCGATGCGCTCTGCAACCCGCTCCAGAAGTGCTTCGGCTGAATCTGTCCGGGCAAGGGCGGCCAGCGGCAGCAACGCCGGGCGTTGCAATAGCGGTGCCGGGTCTTCTTCCCACAGGCGCACCACCCGGTAGCGATGCACCATCCGACCGGTACGGTACTCCTGCTCGATCGTCGTGTTCACTGAAGGTTGCTTCAAAAGAACGATGAACTGCTCGACCTCGCGCACCGGCTGCCGGTACAGCCGCATCAGGCGAATGTAGTAGTCGGCCATGCGCAACGGCAAAGGCGGATCAGAAGCGTACTCCGTTTGAAACTCGGCATGGACGATGGTGCCGGGTGTCTCCAAAAAAACGACCGAATCGGCGCGGATCGGGTCGAGGCCCAGTTCTGTGGGCAGGACAGTGGTCTGGCGGAGGGTACGGCCCAAAAGCCAGGAGGCGAAAGCGACCGGATCTTGCCGGGCAAGTTCTTTGCAGGCATCGTCGTAGGCCATGGTCCTATCTTCGGGCAGCCGGTATCGGGATTGAGGGTATCGCCCGCACCGTCCGGAAGCATAAACGGCTGGAGTCGGCGCGGGATGGCCCCACGCAAGCTGTCTCCCTGACTGAAATTTTTGCTTTTCTCGTTCGAGCTCTCCGGCAAGTGCACCGGCGGTGGGCTGCGGCATCACCTGCGCCCAGAGGCGCACGACGGTAGATTAGAACTCTTGGATGAACCAGCATTTGGAACGAGCTACCAACCAATGGTTTGCGCTGTTCATCTTGGCGTCTATTCAAAGACCTGGCCTGAGGCTGTGTAGGATGCCGCTGTGGTGGAGCGCTCCGCGGCAGCGCCAGCGGGGTGACGATCTATCTCCTGCCGGTGTTTTTGACCGTCAGCCTGACGGTCAATGCCGCTCCCACCGTGGTTTTGAGTGCCACCCCCACCAGTGCGACCGTCAATCAGGGGGCGGCCGCCAGCTACTTCATCAATCTCACCCGCAGCAATTTCACCGGCGCCGTCGATCTCTCGGTGAGTGGTCTGCCCCCAGGAGCGACCGCTAGCTTCACTGCCGACCCAACGACGGGTACTGCAGTCACCTTGAACGTGGCGACGACCACTGCCACTGCCACCGGCACACAGACTTTGACTGTCGGCGGTACCGCCTCGGGAGCTGCGGTGACCCCGACGACCGTCAGCCTGACGGTCAATGCCGCTCCGAAGGTGACTTTGTCGGTCTCCCCAGCGACTGCCGCCGTTGCCCAGGGCGCTTCGGTACCTTTGACGGTCACTCTGACGCGCACCAACTTCACCGGTGCGGTGGACCTGAACTTCAAAGGTTTGCCTTCGGGAGCGAGCGCCAGTTTCAATCCCGACAACACCACCGCGACCAGTTCGACGCTGACGGTCAGTGCTAACCCGACGGCTGCACCCGGAAGCTACACACTGACCATTAGCGGTAGTGCTTCGGGGGCGACGGTGACGGGCACCTCTGCCTCTGTGCAGATCACCGCCACCGGGGCACCACCTGCGGCTCAGGCGGATCTCAAGCTGGCGGCCGAACAGATTGACTTGACGGCAGGCGTACCTGGTTGGTTGGGCTTCGTGCCAGTGATTGGTTCGGCTTTGCAGGCGATTGGGGATTTTCAGGCCGGTCGCACCGGTTGGGGAATCTTCAACGCTTTGTTGGCGATTTCTGACTTGTTCCCGGCCAAAGCGTTGACGTCTTTGGCGGTGAAAGGAGCGGCACGGGCGGGATTGCGGGGGGTAGGTCGGGCGGTGGTGGCTGGGTGCGCCTGTTTTGCGGCGGGCACACTGGTGGCCACCGAAGTAGGAGCCAAACCCATCGAGCAGGTTGAACCGGGCGAAAAAGTCCTGGCCAAAAACGAGCAAACCGGCGAGCAGTCCTTGCGCAGGGTCAAGAGCACTTTCCAGTTCGACGAGCGGCCCGTCTACCGGTTGGAGTTGCGCGAAACCGATGGGGCTGGTGAGCGTGATGCGCTGACGGTGACGGGTGAACATCTGTTCTTCCTCCAAGGCAAGGGCTGGACGGCGGCAGAGCAACTGAAGAGCGGGGATCGGGTGCAGGCGGCTGACGGCAAGTGGCTGCGGGTAGCGGGTTTGCAGGCGCAACCGCAAAGGCAGAGAACGTACAATCTGGAGGTCGAGGGGGAGCATACCTTCTTCGTCGGCAACACCCAAGCCTGGGTGCACAACGAGTGCTTAAACTTTGGAAGAAAGCTTGACTTTCTCTTCAATCGCAACATAGATCCGTCAGTTCCTAAAAATCTCGATAGAGCCGCCGGTAATGCGAGAGTACTGGAGAACCTTGGAATTATCGATACAGCCGAAAACAGGATAATTGTTGAACGGTTTTTCAATCGCGCTGACGTGCGACCGCAAAAGTGAACCGCTTAGAATGTGAGTCTTCCGGCGAACCACACCGCGAGGACGACCATGAAGAAAAGTCGGTTCACCACCGAGCAGATGATTGCCATCCTCAACGAGGGGCTGGCTGGAGCGAACGTGGCAGAACTTTGCCGCAGGCATGGTATCAGCGAGCAGACCTACTACCGCTGGAAAGCCAAGTACGGCGGCATGGAAATCTCCGAAGCCCAACGCCTCAAAGACCTGGAGGAAGAAAACCGCAAGCTCAAACAAATCGTTGCCGACCAGGCCCTCGACATCCATGCCCTCAAGGCGGTGCTGTCAAAAAAATTCTGAGCCCAGCGGCCAAACGTCAGGCCGTCGCCTTCCTGCAGACCGACCTGCAGTTCTCCCAGAGGCGGGCCTGTCGGCTGCTGGGCTTGCATCGTTCCACCGCCCGTCTTCTCCTGCGCCGTAAGGACGACCCGGTGCTTGTCGAGCGATTGAAGCAGTTGGCCGCCGAGCGCCCACGTTACGGCTATCGACGGCTGACGCTGCTGCTGAGGCGCGAAGGCACGCTCGTCAACGCCAAAAAAATCTACCGGCTGTGCACCAGGGAGGGACTGCTGGTGGGTCGTTGCCCCAACGACCCTGGTGCGCCCAAAAAAGCGTAAGCCCCGCACCCGGCCGTGCGAGCGGCCGGAGGTGCCTGGCTTGGAACGTCCCAATCAGGTATGGAGCCTGGACTTTGTCGAGGATGCCTTAGCGGACGGACGCAAACTGCGGACCCTGACAATCGTGGATATCTACAGCCGGGAGTGCCCACAGATAGAAGTGGATACCTCTTTGCCTTCAGCGCGGGTCGTGCGGGTGCTGGAGAGTCTGGCCACCCGGCGGCAGTTGCCCGAGCAATTGCTGGTGGACAACGGACCGGAGTTCGTCTGCCGAACGCTGGCCGAGTGGGCCGCCCGACGTGGCGTGCGCATCGCCTTCACCCGTCCGGGCAAGCCGACCGACAAGCCGCACATCGAAAGTTTCAACGGCAAATTCCGGGATGAATGCCTCAACGCGCACTATTTCCTGAACGTACCGGACGCACGGCGGACCA
Protein-coding sequences here:
- a CDS encoding polymorphic toxin-type HINT domain-containing protein gives rise to the protein MTIYLLPVFLTVSLTVNAAPTVVLSATPTSATVNQGAAASYFINLTRSNFTGAVDLSVSGLPPGATASFTADPTTGTAVTLNVATTTATATGTQTLTVGGTASGAAVTPTTVSLTVNAAPKVTLSVSPATAAVAQGASVPLTVTLTRTNFTGAVDLNFKGLPSGASASFNPDNTTATSSTLTVSANPTAAPGSYTLTISGSASGATVTGTSASVQITATGAPPAAQADLKLAAEQIDLTAGVPGWLGFVPVIGSALQAIGDFQAGRTGWGIFNALLAISDLFPAKALTSLAVKGAARAGLRGVGRAVVAGCACFAAGTLVATEVGAKPIEQVEPGEKVLAKNEQTGEQSLRRVKSTFQFDERPVYRLELRETDGAGERDALTVTGEHLFFLQGKGWTAAEQLKSGDRVQAADGKWLRVAGLQAQPQRQRTYNLEVEGEHTFFVGNTQAWVHNECLNFGRKLDFLFNRNIDPSVPKNLDRAAGNARVLENLGIIDTAENRIIVERFFNRADVRPQK
- a CDS encoding DUF4351 domain-containing protein, with protein sequence MAYDDACKELARQDPVAFASWLLGRTLRQTTVLPTELGLDPIRADSVVFLETPGTIVHAEFQTEYASDPPLPLRMADYYIRLMRLYRQPVREVEQFIVLLKQPSVNTTIEQEYRTGRMVHRYRVVRLWEEDPAPLLQRPALLPLAALARTDSAEALLERVAERIGSIEEPGLRANTLGYAKILAGLRFSEAIIDALLREELMRESVIYQRILREGEQRGREEGREEGREEGRAQEARNIVLRQLVRRIGTLEASEREQVEGLSVDQLERLGEALLDFSGPESLRQWLSER